From a region of the Pristis pectinata isolate sPriPec2 chromosome 2, sPriPec2.1.pri, whole genome shotgun sequence genome:
- the LOC127587240 gene encoding interleukin-8-like, whose translation MNYCTTVTILLLLGHCAVFSKDAPLDEDENIRCRCVHTERRKIPSKLIKLIQIFPSCKRCKHTEIIVLSTSDHQICVQVTAPWVKKLLDDLLANSTVKAIS comes from the exons ATGAACTATTGTACTACTGTCACCATTCTGCTCTTGCTTGGACATTGTGCAGTTTTCTCTAAGG ATGCTCCTCTAGATGAAGATGAGAATATACGTTGTCGCTGCGTCCACACTGAAAGGAGAAAGATACCCAGCAAACTAATAAAACTGATACAAATTTTTCCCAGTTGTAAAAGATGCAAACATACAGAAATCAT aGTGCTAAGTACGTCAGATCATCAAATCTGTGTGCAGGTGACAGCTCCTTGGGTGAAGAAACTCCTTGATGATTTACTGGCAAATTCAACAGTAAAGGCTATATCATAA